The Mytilus trossulus isolate FHL-02 chromosome 3, PNRI_Mtr1.1.1.hap1, whole genome shotgun sequence genome contains a region encoding:
- the LOC134710845 gene encoding muscarinic acetylcholine receptor M2-like, with protein MSTLKYTSTEIGLNISTSLCKETNSSLGNKTLTEYEQFTKLQSILIAIFAGILAFLTLGGNLLVMISFGINKKLRILNNYFLASLSVADSAIGLISMPLYTVYIILGYWPFNSLPCDLWLSMDYVMSNSSALHLVIICVDRYFSVKRPLTYRANRTSKKVLRMIISVWVISSLLWIPLIFAMPYIEGERTVPETDCYIPFLYSNAYVTITTHILAFWLPVFIMIGFYQRVYNAALEHAAFKSKYARRTDAPANKATNICRGKLDRHASIDSTVSTISGVSYRNGGKPHSDREGDKAAKTLTAILLAFIITWTPYHVNVIISCFCSNCVPNVVYLFGYWLCYINSTINPLLYALCNTNFRWTFIRILTCNQIYSIKSGMVRNGVQ; from the exons ATGTCAACGTTGAAGTACACATCTACAGAGATTGGGCTGAATATTTCGACCAGTCTCTGTAAAGAAACAAATAGCTCATTAGGTAATAAAACATTGACGGAGTATGAACAATTTACTAAGTTGCAGTCTATTTTAATTGCTATTTTTGCAGGTATTCTTGCGTTCTTAACCCTAGGTGGAAATCTTTTGGTGATGATATCTTTCGGAATTAACAAGAAATTGAGAATACTAAACAACTACTTTTTAGCAAGTCTTTCTGTTGCAGACTCTGCTATTGGGTTAATATCAATGCCTTTATATACTGTATATATTATTCTGGGATATTGGCCGTTCAATTCTCTTCCATGTGACCTCTGGCTATCAATGGACTATGTCATGAGTAATTCATCAGCGTTACATTTAGTTATCATATGTGTAGACCGATATTTTTCAGTCAAGAGACCATTGACTTACAGAGCTAATAGGACATCTAAAAAAGTTTTAAGAATGATTATTTCGGTTTGGGTCATTTCGAGTTTACTCTGGATACCATTGATTTTTGCGATGCCTTACATTGAAGGCGAGCGTACCGTGCCAGAAACTGATTGCTACATTCCTTTTCTATATTCAAATGCTTATGTTACCATAACTACTCACATCTTGGCGTTTTGGCTACCGGTTTTTATTATGATTGGTTTCTATCAACGGGTTTACAATGCTGCATTAGAACATGCAGCCTTTAAGTCGAAATATGCACGTCGAACCGATGCTCCAGCTAACAAAGCTACAAACATCTGTCGTGGCAAACTCGATAGACATGCATCAATTGATAGCACAGTGTCTACTATCAGTGGCGTATCTTATAGGAATGGAGGTAAGCCTCATTCTGACAGAGAAGGCGATAAAGCTGCAAAAACACTAACAGCAATTCTATTAGCATTTATTATAACATGGACACCATATCATGTTAATGTGATTATATCTTGTTTTTGCTCGAACTGTGTACCGAATGTAGTGTATCTTTTTG gtTACTGGCTATGCTATATCAACAGCACAATTAATCCGCTCTTGTATGCCCTATGCAACACGAATTTCCGATGGACATTTATTAGAATTCTGACATGCAACCAAATATATTCTATCAAAAGTGGCATGGTTAGAAATGGAGTTCAATGA
- the LOC134711687 gene encoding uridine diphosphate glucose pyrophosphatase NUDT14-like isoform X2, with product MDKISDVTIADCEKSTYIKPLRLTYQQNLKKKTVDLIWDHEDVVILIYNVTRHVLVFVKQFRPAVYLCSSKVSEVEGQRVIKHDENPPNLGLTYELCAGIIDKDTSLEQIAQAEVLEECGYKVPLDRLERICSCRGGCGTSGSLQTMYFAEVTDAMRVSKGGGLEEEGEMIDVVDIPVSEAMDFVMDDKVNKPVGVMFAVLWFFQNKNKHYSSKV from the exons atggataaaataTCAGATGTCACTATTGCTGATTGCGAAAAATCAACTTATATCAAACCACTAAGACTGACATATCAGCAG aatttaaagaaaaagacagTAGATTTGATATGGGACCATGAAGA TGTTGTGATTCTCATCTACAATGTAACAAGACATGTCTTGGTGTTTGTTAAACAGTTCAGACCTG CTGTATACCTGTGCAGTTCCAAAGTGTCAGAAGTGGAGGGACAACGAGTTATTAAACATGATGAAAATCCACCTAATTTAGGATTAACCTATGAACTTTGTGCGGGTATCATTGATAAAGATACCAGTTTAGAACAAATAGCTCAGGCAGAGGTATTGGAGGAGTGTGGGTACAAAGTACCCCTTGATAGACTTGAAAGAATATGTTCTTGTAG aggtGGTTGTGGAACAAGTGGATCTTTACAAACTATGTACTTTGCTGAAGTGACAGATGCCATGAGGGTGTCTAAAGGAGGAGGACTAGAAGAGGAGGGAGAAATGATAGATGTAGTAGATATACCTGTTTCAGAAGCTATGGACTTTGTCATGGATGATAAAGTAAACAAACCTGTAGGAGTGATGTTTGCTGTATTATGGTTCttccagaataaaaataaacattattccTCAAAAGTTTGA
- the LOC134711687 gene encoding uridine diphosphate glucose pyrophosphatase NUDT14-like isoform X1, whose amino-acid sequence MDKISDVTIADCEKSTYIKPLRLTYQQNGIKKIWDAMKVHDSVVILIYNVTRHVLVFVKQFRPAVYLCSSKVSEVEGQRVIKHDENPPNLGLTYELCAGIIDKDTSLEQIAQAEVLEECGYKVPLDRLERICSCRGGCGTSGSLQTMYFAEVTDAMRVSKGGGLEEEGEMIDVVDIPVSEAMDFVMDDKVNKPVGVMFAVLWFFQNKNKHYSSKV is encoded by the exons atggataaaataTCAGATGTCACTATTGCTGATTGCGAAAAATCAACTTATATCAAACCACTAAGACTGACATATCAGCAG aatggaataaaaaagatttgggATGCAATGAAAGTTCATGATAG TGTTGTGATTCTCATCTACAATGTAACAAGACATGTCTTGGTGTTTGTTAAACAGTTCAGACCTG CTGTATACCTGTGCAGTTCCAAAGTGTCAGAAGTGGAGGGACAACGAGTTATTAAACATGATGAAAATCCACCTAATTTAGGATTAACCTATGAACTTTGTGCGGGTATCATTGATAAAGATACCAGTTTAGAACAAATAGCTCAGGCAGAGGTATTGGAGGAGTGTGGGTACAAAGTACCCCTTGATAGACTTGAAAGAATATGTTCTTGTAG aggtGGTTGTGGAACAAGTGGATCTTTACAAACTATGTACTTTGCTGAAGTGACAGATGCCATGAGGGTGTCTAAAGGAGGAGGACTAGAAGAGGAGGGAGAAATGATAGATGTAGTAGATATACCTGTTTCAGAAGCTATGGACTTTGTCATGGATGATAAAGTAAACAAACCTGTAGGAGTGATGTTTGCTGTATTATGGTTCttccagaataaaaataaacattattccTCAAAAGTTTGA
- the LOC134711687 gene encoding uridine diphosphate glucose pyrophosphatase NUDT14-like isoform X3 has translation MKVHDSVVILIYNVTRHVLVFVKQFRPAVYLCSSKVSEVEGQRVIKHDENPPNLGLTYELCAGIIDKDTSLEQIAQAEVLEECGYKVPLDRLERICSCRGGCGTSGSLQTMYFAEVTDAMRVSKGGGLEEEGEMIDVVDIPVSEAMDFVMDDKVNKPVGVMFAVLWFFQNKNKHYSSKV, from the exons ATGAAAGTTCATGATAG TGTTGTGATTCTCATCTACAATGTAACAAGACATGTCTTGGTGTTTGTTAAACAGTTCAGACCTG CTGTATACCTGTGCAGTTCCAAAGTGTCAGAAGTGGAGGGACAACGAGTTATTAAACATGATGAAAATCCACCTAATTTAGGATTAACCTATGAACTTTGTGCGGGTATCATTGATAAAGATACCAGTTTAGAACAAATAGCTCAGGCAGAGGTATTGGAGGAGTGTGGGTACAAAGTACCCCTTGATAGACTTGAAAGAATATGTTCTTGTAG aggtGGTTGTGGAACAAGTGGATCTTTACAAACTATGTACTTTGCTGAAGTGACAGATGCCATGAGGGTGTCTAAAGGAGGAGGACTAGAAGAGGAGGGAGAAATGATAGATGTAGTAGATATACCTGTTTCAGAAGCTATGGACTTTGTCATGGATGATAAAGTAAACAAACCTGTAGGAGTGATGTTTGCTGTATTATGGTTCttccagaataaaaataaacattattccTCAAAAGTTTGA